The Glycine max cultivar Williams 82 chromosome 17, Glycine_max_v4.0, whole genome shotgun sequence genome contains the following window.
tatttttgagaaagTAGGATAATTAGCAATTACAAATCATTTTTAGCACAAATAGAATGTAAAATACATCTGGATCCATGGAGGACAATGTGTATCTTGGAAGAGCACTAGCTCACTTTGATTTGTACTGTACTTGGGATCTGTAGAAGCTATGAAGTGCTGCTGATATGTAAGGTGACTAGTGAATTCGATTTGAATGGCAGGTACTAGTGAATTTATCCACTATTAAAACGAGATCTTTATGCAAGCACACTCCACACATCTGGAATTTATCAATTTCTGTTTTGTAACTTCTATGTTCTACACTTGACATGAAATATATCAGTCAACATGAGGAGAATTGctgtaaatattaaaaagaaacaagGAATCATATGCAGTATTAGTGTGATTTCAGGAAGTATTagtgtaattttctttattataaaaaaagaagataattgCTAGTTTTTTTAAGTAGATAATGGTGGTTTTGTGATAAATGATAATGAGGGCAATGCTGGCAAGTGAACATAGTCTTACTGTTTTTGCACCTTTTGAACAATCACTTGCTAGACAATTAAGTATGGTCGTCATTTGCCAGCATCAATGAAGTTCCATGCGAGTGTTCAAAAAAGATTATGTATAAATTACATTGGAAAATGTTTGGCAATATTCAAGCAATAACTGTTTTCTAAAGTGTCTCGTCTTCTTTAAGTTTCACTAGCTGCTGCTTCCAGGTCTCATATTGAAGTAtctaaataaagaataaattacgTTTCTCAAttatttcctttcatttttgctgataaaaaacaTTACAATTTCGGAGTTGTAAATTATGAGAAAACACTCAGTTTTTAACATTTATTGTGCAATCTTCTCTATCTCTCTATTTGTTACATActgttaattatattatttcttcttcttggtATCATAACACTGAAGTATCTAAACAAAGAGTAAACTACATTTGccaattattttctcttttttactctgaaataaataatattgtcaGAATTGTGTGAtgggaggaaaagaaaagaaaaagattaaatttaaataaatgtcaACTTGAGACtcttttttacattttgttCCACACTTTTCTCGATTTCtctattctcttaacaacatattATTAATCacatttagcatttttttttgttcttccctcacAAAGACTCTACACTAGTTATTATTCATCAAGatcttttttcattaaacaaGGTCATACCCTTTTACAAGTACCTTTGAAACCGATATTTTGATATGAAAATTGATGGCGGGGGAGAGGCCATATTCTTAGTCTTGGATGAAGGGAGATTGAAAAGGACTTTGGACGGTGACTGTGGCTGATGCAGTAGTCAGTGAGGTGCACCCAATTTCTGCCATAGGGTGGTCCAAACTTGTATTTGCGAATTGCAACATCACTTGCATAACCATTTCCATTTTATAGCTCTCGGTACTCAGTAAGGTCCGTGACCCCATTAATTTACGAAATTGTGCTTCTAAGCATGTAAttttctaaatgaaaaaaacaaacatgtattcacttttaatttaattcaaaatatcttatgattttaatttattataacttaAATAACTATAactttactatttattttaggAATGAGCTCACCAAGTATTCattattacttctttttttatataatatctgTTATATTCTCATAAGTTTAATACTTCAGTCAGATGAGTGAGGTACATAAGTATTCATTGATaggtaattttgaaataaatttttagttgctcaagaaaaagaagaaaaaaaccacACGATAACGAAAAGTCAAATGTGGGGTGATTTGTAAATTGCAATAGTTATTTGATGAACCTTTTAGAATTACACATTAGAATAAAGAGTTGCTTAAGTtgcaaaaagtaaaaatacatatataatgttGCAAGACATAAAAATCATGACAAAATAAGCATAAGCAACTCTAGTGAATTGCaccattaaaaatgtttttcgcTGCTAATAAAATGGTTCACCACTTATCATAATACTTCATAAATTAGCACTTAATAATAGAAGATTGCTGTAGTTTGGCTTTGGTATAAATAATGTGCATGTATTGCATGTGTGCATGTGACTGATGTGAGTGTTTCAGAAGAAGTTATATACAGGGTCCCCAACCTCAAACAGTCAAACCTTACCCCACACTAATATTCTGTTTTCAGTCTCTATTGTACCTTATAAATAATTGCATAATCACTTCTCAACCAGACTGGTCCTTATTTCCGTTGATtccattttccttttcctttctaTATGTACACATCTCATGCAAAATGCTTATAGATTTTACCTGCAATATGATTCCCTAATTAGTAATCACACaatatttgatttcttttcCGAGTCATGCAATGTAAAATCTACTAATACAATCATCCACCACGTAGCATCTCTCACATTTAGTGAGTCACTTAGGCTATGAATGTGAAGGTACTATTCTTCAGTCTGGTtacatttagtaaaataaagagtTGAAAATCTGatatttataatgaactcaGTTCCGTAACAAGATAGCAGAaggaaattattataaatctatgATTAGTTGGCCTTTCATAACAGAAAAGCACATGCATATGCACTATATAGGCTGAACAGCTGAACTTGTAAGCTAGAAACCTCTTAATTGCATCCCCCACTCATGCTTCTCTTTCCATTTTATAGTCTCATTTTGAATCCATTATTGTTATTACTTTTATTTCCTTTGCTTTCACGTGAAACAGAAATGTGCAGGCTTCGTTTTAGACCCTTCATCCTCTATTATTGCTCTTGGCATTGAACGTTTTAGTTAGCACTCTATTAATGATCTTTTTTTCTTGCATGTCATAGTTATTTAGTTACTACGATGAGTTTTGCCTATTCTGCTCCTTGAAACTACATATTTTCCTGAGTAAAATTTCCTGCCTTTGATACTTAGAATGGCTATAAGGTTTTTATCATGCAAGTGCCCCTATGTTCTATGTTTTGTGTTCCTCGttttgtcttttctttgtaAGGGCCAAGACTCTTCATTTTCATCAATGAAGAACAAAGAGAAGGAAGTTATCTACTCCGTTATTCAAGGGTTAGTTGGAAAGTGGTGGAACGGTTCATATCTTTATCCAGATCCTTGTGGACGGACTCCTATACAGGTTTGAAATCCTGAACTTTCAAAGCAAAAAGATCTATCTGATAATAtttttgcttccctttttgGTCTGAAAACTACCAACATTAATGGAACAGTACTATCTTGATACTAAAATGTTACAAAGGACAACAAGGTTGTGTTTCTTCACTGCAATTCTTGCATATTTCTTATagtttctattcaaagtctCTGACAACTTCAAACCTTTTATTGTGGATTATGTGCAGGGAGTTTCCTGTGAGCAATATGATGATGGCTTCTGGTATGTGACAACTGTAAACTTTGGACCAGTTTTTGACAACTCTCTCAATTGCAACCATGAAGCTCAATTCCCTCAACAACTATTCAACCTCAAGCACCTAAAAGTCCTCTCACTGTCCACTTGCTTCCTTTCTCCTACCAAAAATCCTGTTAAACTCCCTCTTTCAAACTGGGAAAAGTTCTCACACAGTTTGGAATCTTTAACACTTAGATCAAACCCTGGTCTTGTTGGCACCATTCCATCAGCAATTGGCAGCCTCAAGAAGCTTCAATCTCTTGTACTTCTAGAAAATGGACTAACAGGTGAACTACCACTAAGTATTGGAAATTTGGTCAAGTTGAGGCAACTAGTCCTTCAAGGAAACAATTTGGAAGGTCAGGTTCCAGCCAACTATGGATGGCTTTCTGagcttttaatatttgatgcaaGCAGGAACAATCTATCAGGGGTTTTGCCATCAACACTTGGACTCTTGGATTCACTTCTAAAGCTTGATTTGAGTAACAACATGCTTGAGGGAGAGTTGCCAAGGGAGCTAGGAAGGCTAAAGAATCTTACTTTACTTGATATAAGTCATAGCAAACTTAGAGGTGGGTTGGTTAGGACAATCAAAGAGCTTGTTTCCTTAAAGCATTTGGTTTTGTCCAACAACCCTATAGGGGGTGATCTCTTGGGGGTTAAGTGGGAAAATTTCCAAAACATAGAAGCATTGGACCTTTCCAACATAGGTTTAGAAGGGAGTGTCCCAGAATCCATGGCAAAAATGAAAAGGCTTAGGTTTCTGgacctcagcaacaacaaccttTGTGGAACTCTCTCTAGAAGTTTGGAAAAACTGCCATGTCTTACAGCTCTTCATGTAAATGGAAACAACTTGACAGGGAGACTTGAGTTCTCAGACAGGTTTTACATGAAATTGGGAATGCGTTTTGCAGCTTGGAATAATGCAAATCTCTGTTGCAATATTGCCAAACCCCAGAACGAAATGCCTTATGGAGTAAAACCTTGTGCGCAGAACATTACTATATCTGAAGGGGTTTCAAATGTTAAGATGAGTGAGGGGAATTACGAGGATTCCTTTGCCTCTTTGGGAGGTTCAGGCTTTTATTATGGACTTTGGTGGGTTTTCACTGTAAATGGGGTTCTCAATGTTCTCCTGTGGAATATGTTATTTTAGTTCATCTCAGAGAAATCTGAAAGCACCACATGTATTTACCCTAGAGAGAAGTAGCCACAATTAACACTTTTGTCATCTATTGATAAACTAATTTATGACTTCTAAATTCTATTAAATGCATCATGATGACCGAAAAAAATGTACATGCATTTCCGTGCTTGTCCCCCATCCCCCCTCAAATCAACAGAGGATTTTCCTTGATcaccatattattattatttttttatctttttggcaAAGCATACtatatttatcaaaagaaaCAAATGGCAGTGATTTGGATTTCTTTAATCAACATGTTCAAGTTCCATTTCTTATAGGTCTTTGGGTATGAAACAAATCGAGAATAATACATATTTTGTGTTATGTGTCTTTatgatttttgataaaaatttgttattatttttagggGATCAACTTGTACTAATACTAttgttaggaaaaaaataattatttgttgttattgaAACTTAGAAGACACACTTGCAGAAATGAGAAGCAAATATGCATGTTGCAAATAGATGTTAGATAAGAACACGACTAAACATTCAATATTGTAACATCCTTTCATGCAATGCAAATTACTAATTCTGAAATCTGGCTTCTACAGTCCCAAACGAGCGATATTGATTATTGAGTATTCACACAACAGTATACAGCTGGAATATGCCTAATACTAATAGTACTCCTACTCCTAAGTCTCTTGcgtatatattttgatttaacaTTGAATGTGTATTCTccaaacttttttctttcctatATGAAAGTAGCTATTTTCATTTTTGCCGACCCTTTTTTGTTtaccatttttttcaaaattgaatagCATAATTAATGGATGTAGTCAAATTAACGTGAACCACAACCACAACTTTTAAGtgacatttagaggaaacagaaaaaaaaatcttaaatctcACTACTCAATCAGTTAATTTCACTCAACAACCTGAGCTCTAGAAAACAGTTAAGACCAAGTCAAAGACCACTATTATCCTCAGGTATCAAACCCCACCCACGACGCCCAAAACGTGCTCCACAATCCTCTCCCTCTTCCTCGTTAACAAACTTCATTTTCAACTTCAGGTCTCTTTTTAAGTCCAACGTGGCCAACCCCATCATCTCC
Protein-coding sequences here:
- the LOC100806063 gene encoding piriformospora indica-insensitive protein 2; amino-acid sequence: MAIRFLSCKCPYVLCFVFLVLSFLCKGQDSSFSSMKNKEKEVIYSVIQGLVGKWWNGSYLYPDPCGRTPIQGVSCEQYDDGFWYVTTVNFGPVFDNSLNCNHEAQFPQQLFNLKHLKVLSLSTCFLSPTKNPVKLPLSNWEKFSHSLESLTLRSNPGLVGTIPSAIGSLKKLQSLVLLENGLTGELPLSIGNLVKLRQLVLQGNNLEGQVPANYGWLSELLIFDASRNNLSGVLPSTLGLLDSLLKLDLSNNMLEGELPRELGRLKNLTLLDISHSKLRGGLVRTIKELVSLKHLVLSNNPIGGDLLGVKWENFQNIEALDLSNIGLEGSVPESMAKMKRLRFLDLSNNNLCGTLSRSLEKLPCLTALHVNGNNLTGRLEFSDRFYMKLGMRFAAWNNANLCCNIAKPQNEMPYGVKPCAQNITISEGVSNVKMSEGNYEDSFASLGGSGFYYGLWWVFTVNGVLNVLLWNMLF